GACCTTGAACCATCGTCATAATTTCTTCAACACTACAATTCGGATTATGTAAACGATAGATTGAAGCATCCATAATTTCATTAAGATTAAACGGCGGAATGTTGGTTGCATATCCTGCGGCAATCCCTGTAGAACCGTTTACCAAAAGGTTTGGATAACGAGCAGGTAATACAGATGGTTCTGTCGTCATATCATCAAAGTTTAATACAAATGGAACCACTTCTTCATCAATGTTTTCTAAAAGTTTTTGTGATAGCTTTGAAATACGTGCTTCCGTATAACGCATAGCAGCTGCAGGATCATCATCAATACTCCCATTGTTCCCTTGCATATCAATGAGCGGCATGTTCATCTTCCAAGATTGTGACATACGAACCATTGCCTCATAAACAGAACTATCTCCATGAGGATGATAATTACCAATTACAAGACCAACTGTTTTTGCGGATTTACGATAAGGTTTATCGTAGAAGTTTTTATCATGGAACATCGCATACAAAATCCGACGTTGAACCGGTTTTAATCCATCACGTACATCTGGGAGCGCACGTTCCTGAATTATATATTTTGAATACCTACCAAACCGTTCACCAACAATGTCTTCGATAGGTAACTTAATTAATGAATCATGCGACATGTGGATCCTCCTCTAACGTAAATGCGACATTTTGTTCAATCCATTCTCGACGAACATCAACTTTATCTCCCATAAGTACTGAAACGCGCTTATCTGCAACTAAAAAGTCATTAATTTGAACTTGAATTAATGAACGCGTTTCGGGATCCATTGTAGTTTCCCATAGTTGATCCGCATTCATTTCACCAAGTCCCTTGTAACGTTGCAATTCAATTTTACCGTATTGTTTGCGGAATGCATCTAATTCATCTTCTGTATAAGCATAATGAACGTTCTTTCCGGATTTAACACGATAAAGAGGCGGTTGCGCAATATAAACATACCCCGCTTCAACAAGCGGACGCATATGTCTGAAGAAAAAGGTTAATAACAATACTTGAATGTGGGCACCATCGGTATCCGCATCGGTCATAATAATGATTTTGTTATAGTTACAATCTTTTAATTCAAAATCTTTACCAACACCTGCACCAACACAATGAATGATGGTATTGAGTTCTTCGTTTTTAAGAATATCTTCAAATTTTGCTTTTTGTGTATTCAGTACTTTTCCCCGTAAAGGTAAAATAGCTTGGAATTTACTATCACGGCCTTGCTTCGCACTACCACCAGCAGAATCCCCTTCGACTAAATACAATTCATTTTTATTTTTATTTCGTGTTTGCGCATTCGCAAGTTTCCCTGATAGAATGCGTTCAATTTTATTTCGCTTTCCATTACGTGCTTGTTCTCGTGCCTTTCGAGCAGCTAAACGAGCATGGGAAGCTTTTTGTATTTTTGTAATAATTTTTGTAGCTTCTTCGTGATGAACATCTAAATAGTAAGGTAGTTGTTCCGAAATAACTGCATCCACAACACCTTTCGCAACGGGTGTTCCTAATTTACCTTTGGTTTGACCTTCGAATTGTAGTAAATTTTCTGGAATACTTACAGAAAGGATAACTGAAAGCCCCTCCCGAACATCATTCCCCTCAAAATTCTTTTCTTTATCTTTAAGAAGGTTATGTTTACGTGCCCATTCATTAATAACTTTTGTAAATCCTGAACGGAAACCCGCAACATGGGTCCCCCCATCATGAGTGCGAACAAGGTTAACATAAGAGTAAGTATCTTCGTTATAGCCTTCATTATATTGCAACGCAATCTGCACTGAAATACCTTGATCTGAACCATTTAAAAGGATGACGTCGTTTAGAACTTCTTGATCCTCATGAATGTATTCCATAAATGCTTCAAGACCTTTTTCGTATCGATACTCACGCGTTACATTGACACGCTCATCCGTAACAATAAACTGAATTCCTTGCAGTAAAAAAGCACTTTCTTGAACACGTTCACAAATAGTATCAAAACTAAATTTTGAATTTTTAAAAATCGTTGGATCTGCTTTAAAACGAACACGGCTACCTATTGGACCACGATCACTTGTTTTTTTTAGTGGTTCAATTTCTTTACCACCATTTCTAAAAGTCATATTATAGGTTCCGTCTTTACGGAAGACACTTACATTAACTTCTTCGCTTAACGCATTCACAACAGATGCACCAACACCGTGAAGACCTCCACTTGTTTTATATCCACCCGCTTCGGAAAATTTCCCACCGGCATGAAGCACAGTAAAAATGACCTGTAATGCACTGACTCCACTCGTGTGTGTCTCAATCGGCATTCCTCGACCCTCATCTCGAATCGATACAGTCATATCATCTTCTATATTTAAACGAATTGTCGTCCCATAACCATTAAGGGCCTCGTCAATCGCATTATCCATAATTTCCCATACTAAATGATGCAAACCACGTGAATCGGTAGATCCAATGTACATCCCAGGGCGTTTTCTTACAGCTTCAAGACCTTCTAGAATTTCAATACTTGATGCTGAATAATTTTGTGTACTCAAGCTCTCCAACTCCTCTCAACGTGTATTATATCATGACCTCATGATTATTTGAGTACTAAAAGTTGAACCATCATGAAAAGTTCTTTTAACTAAAGTTCTTTTAACTTTGGCATTGAACATGGTAAAATGATTTTGAGGTGAATTTATGGAAATATTATTAGCAAGTGTCCTTGGGTATCTCTTAGGATCAATTCCCAATGCGTTAGTCATTGGGAAAGTATTTTTCAATACGGATATCCGTGAACACGGTTCTGGAAATCTTGGGGGAACAAATGCCGGTCGTACACTCGGTGCAAAAGCTGGTGTTGCAGTTGCGATATTGGATGTCTTAAAAGCAACCATTGCTATGGTTATTACCAATCTAGTCTTCCCAGAAGCAACTATTTACGCTGGATTTTTCGCTACTTTGGGTCATTGCTTTCCAGTGTTTGCTAAGTTTAAAGGTGGTAAGGCTGTTTCAACCGCAATGGGATTTTTACTTGGAATATCAATTCTTGTCACAAAAAGACCTGTACTTCATTTTATAGTTCCAGTACTTATATTCTTTGCAGCGCTGTATCTATCTAAAATGGTTTCATTATCTGCCATGATTTCAGTTACGACAGCAGTCGTGATTCTTGGCTTTACACAGGAAAATATTCAAGTTACAATTGCTTTCGCAATCATTGCAGCAATCGTTATCTATCGACACCGATCAAACATTCAGAGAATTCTTGACGGTTCCGAACGAAAAATTACATGGATGTAGAGGGAAAGTTTCCCTCTATTTTTTTATAGAGCTGGTGAAGATATTGAAAATAGTGAAAATAGTGATATAATTGAACCATATTATAATCAAGGAGAAAAATATGATTAATATTAAGAATGTTACGAAAACTTATAATGGTACCCATAAAGCCGTTGATGATGTGTCCATTCAAATTAATTCTGGTGAAATCGTTGGATTTATCGGCCCCAATGGCGCTGGTAAAACAACGACTATTAAAATGCTGACAGGTATCTTAGCTCCGGATTCCGGATCTATTACACTTAATGACTTGAGCATCCGTGATCAACCCATCGAAGCAAAACAACAATTTGGATACGTTTCCGATGACCCAAATGCATTTTTAAAATTAAAAGGTATCGAGTATTTGAATTTTATTGCCGACATCTACAACATCAATGAATTGGACCGTCAAAAGCGTATTCAAAACTATACCCAGCTCCTTGGAATGGATAAGGCTTTGAATGATAAACTCTTATCTTATTCTCATGGTATGCGTCAAAAAATAATGGTAATTGGAGTGCTTCTTCATAATCCGTATTTATTAATTCTTGATGAACCGCTAACCGGACTAGATCCACAATCTTCCTATATTTTAAAAGAAGCAATGCGTGAGCACGCAAATCAAGGTGGTGCCGTCTTTTTCTCAACTCATGTTCTTGAAGTAGCTGAAAAATTGTGTGACAAGGTCGTTATCATCAATCATGGTCAAATTGTTTATACTGGGACTCTAGAATCCCTCAAATCAAACTATAACCAATTATCGCTTGAAGAAATCTTCTTGGAGCTTACAAAATGAATCGAATTCTAACACTGACCAAAACGATGTTGAAAACAACGACCTATGACTTTACACAACAACTTTCAACAAAGAAAAAAAAGAACTCCAAGTTTATGATTCTATTATTTGCTTTTCTTTTTATCTATCTTGGGGGGATCGTCTTTTATCTTTGGAACACACTTATTAAATCTGCTGTTTCATTAGGACAACCTGGCATCGCAATTCACACATTATTCGCAAGTGCAAGTGTCTATATATTAATTATTGGTATTCTTATCGTTCCAGGTATATTCTATTTTTCAAAAGATATTGAACGATATTTAGTACTTCCGGTTAAAGCTTCAGATATTTTATTTTCAAAATTTATTACTAGTTTAGTGACAATGTACGTCAGTGCAGCCGTTATTTTTATACCCTTTGCTCTTGCATATATTGTGAACATTAAACCGGATCTATTTTTTATAATTCGTTTTATTCTCAGTTCACTAATGATACCCATCATTCCATTCACACTATCATTAGTATTCATGATTCTCATTTTGACCTTTATTCCCTTCTTTAAGAATAAGGATGTCTATACTTATGTTTCTACATTCCTTGGTGTTGTACTTGGTCTTGGCATGGCCTATCTTGGCCAAACATCCGGAACCGGAGGCGCTGATTTTTTAGCTAATATTATGGCGAGCATCGCTTCAGGAGATAATGCTTTATTAAAGGTACTCAACGGTGTCTTTCCTACGATTCCTTTACTTTCTCAAGGCGTCGTGTATGCTGATTACGGAAAAATGATATTAGGCATTGTAGTGTCTATTTTAAGCCCTTTCTTGCTCGTAACACTCGTTCAAAAGTTGTACTTCAAAGGAGTTATTGGCATTGATGAAGCCAGTTCTAAAAAAACTGTATTAACATCGGAGGCCTTTCAAAAATCTACAAAACAAAGATCCGCACTACGCTCAATTATGCGATATGATATTCGAAACATTCTTCGAACACCAACATTTACCACCAATTATTTTGCGGGACTTATTATTATACCGGTATCTTTTGTCATTCCACTAATTATAGGTATATCCAAATCACCTGTCTCAATTACGGAAATCAACCAGACACTACAGGAAATTATGAACACCAATTTCTACAGCCAAGCCTTTTACGTTAAATTTGCATTAGTATCTATAATTGGTCTTCTGATTTCGTATTTTATGGCAAATGTCGGTATGATAACCGCAACATCCATTTCCCGTGAGGGTCGTACCCTCCAACAATTCCGAGCAATGCCACTTGATTTTATGACCCTAATTCACGCCAAAATTCTAATTGGTTCAATCATAACGGTCATTCCGACTTGGATTATCGGCATTCTAGTCGCTAGTTTCCTTAAACTAAATATCGGGTATATATGCCTTTTTATCATTAGTTCCTTCTTAGGTTCCATCCTTTCCAATACAAGTGCTATCGTCTTGGATGTACTCTCTCCAAAATTAATTTGGGATAATGAAACACAAGCGATCAAACAAAATTTCCTCGCTGCGGTTCCCCTTTTCTCTTCTTTCTTGATTATCGGAGGATTCGTATTTGCATCCCTTAAATATAATCCAATTCATGTAATCTATGTATTTGGTGTACTTCTTATGATTCTCAGTGTTCTTGTGTATCAATTAATAAAGAAACTGGTTCATAAAAGACTTCCACAAATTATTGAAACACTCTAATAAAAAAACCTTAAGACCGAAACACACGTTTCAAAATCTTAAGGTTTTTTATTATTTTAAAGCCATTAAATACTTCAGATTATTTATTGAAGATATCTTTTGCTTTATCCGTTAAATCTTCAGCGGTTTCTTTAGCTTTTTCGGACAAATCTTCAGCAACTTCTTTACCCTTAGTCACTGCATCAGCTGTCATATCGCGACCTTTTTCAAGTACATCTTCAGCAGCTTCTTTGGCTTTGCCACCAAATTCATTCATCTTTTCAGATGCTTCTTTAGTTACTGACTCTGTTTTTTCACCAAGATCTTCAGCGGTTTCTTTGGCTTTTTCACCCAAATCATCAGCAGAGCTCTTTGCCTTTGCTGCAAGTTCTTTTGCTTTGTCTAATAAATTTCCCATATCATAAAGCCTCCCTTTTTGTATATGTTGATTATACCGTATATCATACGAAGCAATCAAAGGTTTTGACTCAATCCTTACATTCTTCATCAAAGGTTCACAAAAAACCTCTAGTGCTTAAACTAGAGGTTATCTAAATAATTAATCTTCAAATTTTACGTTGTGATATACTTCTTGAATATCTTCAACTTCGTCAAACATCGCTTGAATTTTTCTGAAATTATCAGCATCTTCGCCTTCAACCGTTACGTATTCATTTGGTAAATAGGTAATTTCAAGCACGTCAAATTGAATCTCACCCAATTTGCTTTCAAGTGCTTCTTTTGCTTTATGTAGGCTTGTCGTATCAACAGTGACAGTCATATGACCTTCTTCTTGTTCAATATCGATAAGATCTACTTCATTTTCTAAAAGAATTTCCATAATTGTTTCTTCATCACTGGATTCAAATGACAACAAACCAACGTGCTCATAGCCATGCACTACGGAACCATTTACACCGATTTTACCTTTAGATTTTGTAAAGCAATTTCGTACTTCACTGTATGTACGGTTATCATTATCTGTTAAACATTCAACGATAAATGACGATGCGCCCGGTCCAAAACCTTCATAACGAACTGCGTGATAGTTCTCTTCAGAACCACCCTTCGCTTTATCAATAGCACGTTTAATAACATCCGCAGGAACTTGTTTAGTTCTTGCTTCATCAATGATGCGTTTTAAACCCACATTCATCTCAGGATCAGGAATTCCAGCTTTCGCTGCCATATAAATTTCTTTTCCATATCGTGAATACACTTTCGTTTTAGCGGCCGCTGTCTTTTGCATCGACGCCTTACGAACTTCAAATGCTCTACCCATATTTTTACCTCCTAATGTTATCGCACTTCAACGTTGAAACGTTTTTTAAGTTCTTCAATCACTGCACTCATTATATCATTAATTTCCTCTACCTCGAGGGTACGGTCTTGCCCAAAAGACAATTGGAATGCAATGGATTTCTTATTTCCTAATTTTTCTGACGTAAATACATCAAAGACATTTAAATCAACTAAATATTTTCGAGATACTTTTTCAATTGATTGAATTAAATCACTTACTGCAACTTCATTATCACAAAGAATTGCTAAATCTCGAGTCATTATTGGATATTTTGCTACTGAAGTCGCTTTAATTGCACCTGCTTTTTGCCCTAAAAGATAGTCCAAATCAATTTCTAAATAAATTGGGTCTTTTAAGTCATATTCTTTTGCATAAAGAGGATGCAATTGTCCAATAACACCTAAGTGTTTACGATCAAATAAAATCTCTGCACTCTTGAATGGATGGAATTTTGTATCATCAAAGCCACTTTGCTTAAACTGGAATCGTTTTTCGTTAAAACCGAGTTTTTCAAATAATTCCATGATCATCCCTTTGAGCGTATAGAAATCTAAAGGAATATCAGTTTTGGTCCAATTTTGATTCCATAGCGATCCTTGGCCAATAACGCCCAAACGATTTGATTTCGCCCCTTTAGCATATACTGAAGA
This genomic stretch from Erysipelothrix rhusiopathiae harbors:
- the parE gene encoding DNA topoisomerase IV subunit B, coding for MSTQNYSASSIEILEGLEAVRKRPGMYIGSTDSRGLHHLVWEIMDNAIDEALNGYGTTIRLNIEDDMTVSIRDEGRGMPIETHTSGVSALQVIFTVLHAGGKFSEAGGYKTSGGLHGVGASVVNALSEEVNVSVFRKDGTYNMTFRNGGKEIEPLKKTSDRGPIGSRVRFKADPTIFKNSKFSFDTICERVQESAFLLQGIQFIVTDERVNVTREYRYEKGLEAFMEYIHEDQEVLNDVILLNGSDQGISVQIALQYNEGYNEDTYSYVNLVRTHDGGTHVAGFRSGFTKVINEWARKHNLLKDKEKNFEGNDVREGLSVILSVSIPENLLQFEGQTKGKLGTPVAKGVVDAVISEQLPYYLDVHHEEATKIITKIQKASHARLAARKAREQARNGKRNKIERILSGKLANAQTRNKNKNELYLVEGDSAGGSAKQGRDSKFQAILPLRGKVLNTQKAKFEDILKNEELNTIIHCVGAGVGKDFELKDCNYNKIIIMTDADTDGAHIQVLLLTFFFRHMRPLVEAGYVYIAQPPLYRVKSGKNVHYAYTEDELDAFRKQYGKIELQRYKGLGEMNADQLWETTMDPETRSLIQVQINDFLVADKRVSVLMGDKVDVRREWIEQNVAFTLEEDPHVA
- the plsY gene encoding glycerol-3-phosphate 1-O-acyltransferase PlsY, which gives rise to MEILLASVLGYLLGSIPNALVIGKVFFNTDIREHGSGNLGGTNAGRTLGAKAGVAVAILDVLKATIAMVITNLVFPEATIYAGFFATLGHCFPVFAKFKGGKAVSTAMGFLLGISILVTKRPVLHFIVPVLIFFAALYLSKMVSLSAMISVTTAVVILGFTQENIQVTIAFAIIAAIVIYRHRSNIQRILDGSERKITWM
- a CDS encoding ABC transporter ATP-binding protein, whose protein sequence is MINIKNVTKTYNGTHKAVDDVSIQINSGEIVGFIGPNGAGKTTTIKMLTGILAPDSGSITLNDLSIRDQPIEAKQQFGYVSDDPNAFLKLKGIEYLNFIADIYNINELDRQKRIQNYTQLLGMDKALNDKLLSYSHGMRQKIMVIGVLLHNPYLLILDEPLTGLDPQSSYILKEAMREHANQGGAVFFSTHVLEVAEKLCDKVVIINHGQIVYTGTLESLKSNYNQLSLEEIFLELTK
- a CDS encoding YebC/PmpR family DNA-binding transcriptional regulator, which produces MGRAFEVRKASMQKTAAAKTKVYSRYGKEIYMAAKAGIPDPEMNVGLKRIIDEARTKQVPADVIKRAIDKAKGGSEENYHAVRYEGFGPGASSFIVECLTDNDNRTYSEVRNCFTKSKGKIGVNGSVVHGYEHVGLLSFESSDEETIMEILLENEVDLIDIEQEEGHMTVTVDTTSLHKAKEALESKLGEIQFDVLEITYLPNEYVTVEGEDADNFRKIQAMFDEVEDIQEVYHNVKFED